CGTGGATACCTATGCGTGGTATGGCGCGGCATATCAGGCTATTCGGCCCATGCTTCTGCCGACGTTTGAGCTGACGATTGGGCTGGTGGCACTGATCATCGCGTTTGGTGCGAGCGCCAGTCTGGGTAAGCAGTATCAACTCCCTGAGCGCCTCTCTGGCCTGACGGGATGCCTGTCTTTTCTGGTCTTTATTGGTTTTAAAGAGACGGATACCAGTAATATTTTTCTGGGGGGGATTGGGATATTTAGCGCTTTAATATCAAGCTTCTACAGTATTGAGGTGATGCGGTTCTTTTACCGGCGTGGATGGTGTATTCGCCTGCCGGAAGAGGTTCCGGTGATGACGCGCAACGGTTTTCAGCTTCTGATGCCCCTGCTCGCCATCATGCTCTCCATTACTCTGGTCAACGCGCTGCTGAAGCAGAACACCGGCATGATTTTACCGGACATGATCAGCGAAGCTTTTCGTCCACTGATCATCGCCTCTGATACGCTTACCGCACTGATTATTACCATTGTTATCTGTAACTTACTGTGGTTTGTCGGCATTCATGGCGCATTGATTGTCACCGGCATTATGAACCCGTTCTGGATGACCTATCTGTTTGAAAACCAGCAGGCGCTGGCGAATAACATCACGCCGCTACCACATATCTATCTGCAAGGATTCTGGGATTTTTACCTGCTCATTGGCGGGATTGGTTCAACGCTGCCGCTGATCTTTATGGCCCTGCGCAGCCGTTCCCGGCAACTGAAAAGTGTCAGTAAAATTGGCTTAATACCGTCGCTGTTTAACATTAATGAACCGGTACTTTTTGGTTTTCCGATCATACTTAACCCGCTGTTTTTAATTCCGTTTATCTGTGTTCCGGTGATTAATGCCTGCCTTGCCTGGTACTTGACTCACCTCGGTGTGCTGGACCGCGCAGTGGCGATGTTGCCATGGTCGATGCCCGCGCCGCTGGGGGCCGCCTGGTCCGCAAACGGGAGCTGGAAAAACATGTTTATGTGCCTGTTTGCCTTCTTCAATGCCTGGATGATCTACCGTCCGTTCTTCAGGGTGTATGAACGGCAACTGGTGGAGGCAGAAAGCAAATAATTCTCCGTTTTCCTCATTTATTTTCCCGCCAGCGTGCGTAAGCCGCTGGTTTTTTACTCTCCCGCCAATTTAAGTGTGATTTTCGTCACGTTTTGTTTTTCCTTATTTTTGATTATGTGATTTAAACCGGCAATTATGGAAAGCGCTTTCCGTAAATGGATGTACATTTCCGATTTTGATCCGTAGATTCCCGATTGCGCCATAAGACGCTCTTTCACTCAGAAAAAGAAAAAGGAAATCTATGAACAGGTTGAACCGATTAATACCTCTGGCCCTTCTCATCAATGCGGCTGCTTGCGGGATCGCGCAGGCGGAGCAGTACGACTTCAAACTGCATGGCTACATGCGCTCAGGCATTCTGGCGAACTCTGACGGCAACCGGGCAGATTCGGTCGGGCTGATGCCGGATGGCAAATGGCGTCTTGGCAACGAAGAAGACACCAAAATCGAGCTGATCCCCCAGGTGATGCTGAAATCTGATGCGGGTCCGGTGGCGAAAATTCAGGCCAACATCACCCATCAGAGCAAATGTACCTCCGACTGGAACTGTCAGGACGATGACGGCAAAGAGGTGCAGTTCCGCGAAGGGTATGTAGAGCTGAGCAATCTGGACTTTGCGCCGGATGTCACCTTCTGGGGCGGGAAACGCTATAGCAGCTCGAACACCTCTAGCCACCAGTTCGACTGGGAGTACATCCAGTACAACGGTACGGGCGGTGGTTTTGACAACCTCGACCTCGGCTTCGCCCGCTTTGATGCCGGTGTCTATGCCTTTTCACCTACGGACGAAACCAAAGCGTTCCCGGTGGATAAAGGCGATCAGGGCTACCCGGATGATTACTCTCTCAACCTGTGGCTGAAGAAAATTGGCGGCACGGGGTTCGATCTGGAGCTGATTGGCCACCACATGAACCGCAATGAAAAGCATCCGACGTCCGCCGAGAAAGGCTATGGCGTTACCGGTGTCTACAACTTTGACGGATTCTGGGGACTGACGGGCGGCTATTCCAAACTGGTGATGCAGTATGGCCGTGGCCTGGCGGCGGGTGACTCGCTGGGCAAAAACGGCTGGGGTTGGGCAAACCTGGAAGATACCCAATCCTGGCGTGTGATCCTCGACAGCATGGCGTCACTGGGTAGCGTGGATGTGTCGACATTTGCCTACTACCAGAAAGACAAAAACTACCGTTGGTGGAGCAGCGATGCTGACGGCTGGGGACGCTCAAGCTGGGTGGCGGGGATCCGCCCGTATCACCAGATCACCAAAAACTTCGCGATGCAGTATGAAGTGGGCTACGAATACCTCGACGATGAAAACTACAAAGGGGTCAACGGGAAAGGCAAAGGCGGCCTGACGAAAGTTACCATCGCGCCGACGCTGACCTTTGATTCCGGGTACTGGAATCGTCCACAGTTGCGCTTCTTCGTCACTTACGCGAAGTGGGATAAAGGTGTTTCTGATGCACTGGACGGTAACTATAACTGGGATACCAACACGATTTCCGCCGGTGGTTATAGCCGCAGTGGTGAGACCGACACAGTGAATTTCGGCGTTCAGGCTGAAGTGTGGTTCTAAGGAGAGAGCAAAATGATTCAACCTATCAGAAACGTTCTGCTGGCCTCTCTGCTCTCCGCGCTGGGTTGCGCGGGGGCGATGGCAGCGGAACAGTCGCATTTCGAACACTTTATTACGCGTGACGGCACGCAGTTAATGGATGGCAAAACGGTATTCCGCTTTGCGGGTA
This sequence is a window from Enterobacter sp. RHBSTW-00994. Protein-coding genes within it:
- a CDS encoding PTS transporter subunit EIIC, with the protein product MSIQFMNVAVTLIEQRVTPFANLLTRSQHITAMRDSFALAMPFVIVGSLMVPLIFPPFTVDTYAWYGAAYQAIRPMLLPTFELTIGLVALIIAFGASASLGKQYQLPERLSGLTGCLSFLVFIGFKETDTSNIFLGGIGIFSALISSFYSIEVMRFFYRRGWCIRLPEEVPVMTRNGFQLLMPLLAIMLSITLVNALLKQNTGMILPDMISEAFRPLIIASDTLTALIITIVICNLLWFVGIHGALIVTGIMNPFWMTYLFENQQALANNITPLPHIYLQGFWDFYLLIGGIGSTLPLIFMALRSRSRQLKSVSKIGLIPSLFNINEPVLFGFPIILNPLFLIPFICVPVINACLAWYLTHLGVLDRAVAMLPWSMPAPLGAAWSANGSWKNMFMCLFAFFNAWMIYRPFFRVYERQLVEAESK
- a CDS encoding carbohydrate porin, coding for MNRLNRLIPLALLINAAACGIAQAEQYDFKLHGYMRSGILANSDGNRADSVGLMPDGKWRLGNEEDTKIELIPQVMLKSDAGPVAKIQANITHQSKCTSDWNCQDDDGKEVQFREGYVELSNLDFAPDVTFWGGKRYSSSNTSSHQFDWEYIQYNGTGGGFDNLDLGFARFDAGVYAFSPTDETKAFPVDKGDQGYPDDYSLNLWLKKIGGTGFDLELIGHHMNRNEKHPTSAEKGYGVTGVYNFDGFWGLTGGYSKLVMQYGRGLAAGDSLGKNGWGWANLEDTQSWRVILDSMASLGSVDVSTFAYYQKDKNYRWWSSDADGWGRSSWVAGIRPYHQITKNFAMQYEVGYEYLDDENYKGVNGKGKGGLTKVTIAPTLTFDSGYWNRPQLRFFVTYAKWDKGVSDALDGNYNWDTNTISAGGYSRSGETDTVNFGVQAEVWF